A genomic region of Canis aureus isolate CA01 chromosome 16, VMU_Caureus_v.1.0, whole genome shotgun sequence contains the following coding sequences:
- the ERAL1 gene encoding GTPase Era, mitochondrial, with the protein MAAASRRSALLLPTVLGIRRLGPDAAREWVARLSSLSDCPRRCVSCCSGAAFSGPRLASASRRYGQSSALDRFLGLSQHGGSLTSHPPAVSMHRDEQDLLLVHRPDMPENPRVLRVVLLGAPNAGKSTLSNQLLGRKVFPVSKKVHTTRCQALGVITEEEAQVILLDTPGLISPAKQKRHHLELSLLEDPWKSMESADLVVVLVDVSDKWTRNQLSPQVLQCLTQFSQVPSILVMNKVDCLKQKSVLLELTAALTEGVVNGKKLKMRQALHLQSGTPRPSPTAKGPNIQSMGGPQRIGWPHFREIFMLSALSQEDVKTLKQYLLAQALPGPWEYHSGVLTSQTPEEICANIIREKLLEHLPQEMPYSVQQKTVLWEEGPSGELVIEQKLLVSKESHVRILIGPKGRLIAQIAQEAGHDLMDIFLCDVQLRLSVKLLQ; encoded by the exons ATGGCTGCCGCCAGCCGCCGCTCCGCTCTACTTCTTCCGACCGTGTTAGGGATCAGGCGGTTGGGCCCCGATGCCGCTAGGGAGTGGGTGGCTCGGCTCTCCTCGCTCTCTGACTGTCCGCGGAGGTGCGTGTCCTGTTGTTCGGGAGCCGCCTTCTCTGGTCCCCGCCTGGCCTCCGCCTCTCGCCGTTATGGCCAGAGCTCAGCCTTGGACCGCTTCCTCGGACTCTCTCAGCACGGCGGTTCGTTGACTTCTCATCCTCCCGCCGTGTCCATGCACAGAG ATGAGCAGGATCTCCTCTTGGTCCATCGTCCTGACATGCCTGAGAACCCTCGAGTCCTACGAGTGGTCCTCCTGGGTGCCCCAAATGCAGGGAAATCAACACTGTCCAACCAGCTGCTGGGCCGGAAG GTGTTTCCTGTCTCCAAGAAGGTGCACACCACTCGCTGCCAAGCTCTGGGGGTCATCACAGaggaagaggcccaggtg ATTCTGCTTGACACACCTGGCCTCATCAGCCCTGCTAAACAGAAAAG GCACCATCTGGAGCTTTCTTTGTTGGAAGATCCATGGAAGAGCATGGAATCTGCTGATCTAG TTGTGGTTCTGGTGGATGTCTCAGACAAGTGGACTCGGAATCAGCTCAGCCCCCAGGTGCTCCAGTGCTTGACCCAGTTCTCCCAAGTCCCTAGCATCCTTGTCATGAACAAG GTAGATTGTCTGAAACAGAAGTCAGTTCTCCTGGAGCTCACAGCAGCCCTCACTGAAGGTGTGGTCAATGGCAAGAAGCTCAAGATGAGACAGGCCCTTCACTTACAGTCCGGCACTCCTCGCCCCAGCCCAACAGCTAAGGGGCCAAACATACAGTCCATGGGAGGCCCTCAGAGGATTGGCTGGCCCCACTTCCGAGAGATCTTCATGTTGTCAGCTCTAAGCCAGGAAGATGTGAAAACACTAAAG CAATACCTCCTAGCACAGGccctgccaggaccctgggaatacCACAGTGGAGTCCTCACTAGCCAGACGCCTGAGGAAATCTGTGCCAACATCATCCGAGAGAAGCTCCTAGAGCACCTGCCCCAGGAGATGCCCTACAGTGTACAGCAG AAGACAGTGTTGTGGGAAGAAGGGCCAAGTGGGGAGCTGGTGATCGAACAGAAGCTTCTGGTGTCCAAAGAATCTCATGTG AGGATCCTGATTGGCCCAAAGGGGCGCTTGATCGCCCAGATTGCACAGGAGGCAGGCCACGACCTCATGGACATCTTCCTCTGTGATGTTCAGCTCCGCCTCTCTGTGAAGCTTCTCCAGTGA